The region GTCTTTTCCTCCCAACTCTCATCTGCTTTAATATTTCCCTCCCTTTGGGAGGGATTATGGGAGGGTTGAGGTCTCTCCTCAATAAACCACTGCCTGAAAAGTGTTTCTGCAAGTGCTTCAAGTGTTTTGTTTTGGCGGTGGAGGAAATCTATTTTGTCATCTAAACTGCTGAGGATTGAGGTGATAGATTGTTGTTCAGGCAAAGTTGGTAACAGCAAGGGAATACTTTCTACAACTTTCCTTTCAGCAATATTTATCTGCACGGAGCCGTGAGAGACTTGCGATATCAATTCCAATCCCATTTTTGAAGAAAGAAAATAGTATAAATAATCTAAAAATACTTTTTTTACATCTGGTCTTAATATGAGTAAGGCTTGACTTATAATTCCTTTCGGATCTTCTTCCTTAATTACTGAAATTTTTCCAAAAGTACCTGAACAACTAATAATCAAATCATTCGTTCTTACTTGAAATCTTTTAAGTTGTTCAAATTTTTCTTCGTCAATAAAGAAACGAAATTCTCTAGAATTGTAAATTGCATTTTTCTGTTCATAAACTGGGATACCATTTGTTTTCATTTCTCCTCGCAGTAGTGAGGAGCCAAACGGTCCACGAATATATCCTTTTGGTTCTAACAATTCACCTAACGAAGTTTTTTTCCACTCACCCATTATTCACCAACCAATTAAAAGTCTGAACTGTGATTTTTATGATTAAAGAATTTGCCAGATTATTATTATATAAATCACAGAAATCATTTAATCCCATAAATCCCGGTTCAGACAATTTACAGGAAGTGTTACCGGCAAATTGATACACAAATAATGAGCCGGGGATTTTGAGAGTGTTGTAGAGCATTTTATTATTCACTACTGACTATTATTTAATTGTTCTATTCTCTGATAGATATCTTCTACAATCCATTCAGCAAATACTTCAGCAAGTTTAGAAACCTCAACACCTTCGGGGATTTGATGATACAACTTTTCAATAAATACACCTGCAACTCCTTCAACCTCACAAGTATAACTATAGTTACCAAGTTGAATGGCTAATCGTTTATTTATATCAAAAGCCCGGATTCCCGCCTTCTTAAAACCGTGTAACTGAACTTCAATTTTCATCGTGTGACACCGAAACCGGAGGCTGTTTTGAAGGTGACTCGCTGCGTCTTCATCGGTTTGATGCCCCTGACTATCAGTCCAGATAAAAAAATCAAAGCTTTCGAACAAAGGGATAACATCTTTCTTAAGTGACTCATAAATATTTTGCTTTAGGGGTAGAACAAACTCTTTGAATACTTTCGAAGTATTTTCCGGAGAAAGTTTTTCTTTCACCTCTTCACTTTTTAATCCACTGAGCAGCTGTTTTAGCTTATTTAACTTTTTATCAATTGGTTTTACCAATTTCTTAACTTCAATTTCCATTGCTTCTTCTAATTCTTCAACAGTAGGCAATTCCCTTATTATCTCTTTTGGTAGTTTGTTACTAATCGTATATTCAGCAATGCCCATAGGTTTTGAACTATTACGCAACGCATATTCTACAACCATTCCATCTTTTGTTTTACATAAAATTAATCCTATGCTTTGCTCGTCATCCTTGTTTTTCAGTTGTTCATCAGCTAGACTGAGATAGAACTCCATCTTACCTTTATATTCAGGTTTAAACTCATCAATCTTAAGATCAATCACGATATATCTTTTTAATCTGGTATGATAGAACAATAGATCGAAATAATATTCCTTTTCACCAAGCATAATTTTGTATTGCCTGCCCATGAACGCAAACCACTCACCTAGTTCCAGCAAAAACTTTGTCATCTGATTAGTCAGGGCATCTTCAAGATCCCGTTCAGTTGCTTCTTTCCCGAGATAAACAAACTCAAACTTATATGGATCTTTAAAAACTTGCTGAACCAATTCAGAATTTGAAGGTGCAATAGTTGTTACAAAATTGGTTTGAATTTTCCCTTGCCTTTTGTGCAGCTCAGATTCAATCTGGTGAATCATTACATTTCTACTCCAACCGTTTTCTATAGTTTTCTCTATGTAGAAAAGACGAATCTCCGGATCTTTAACTTTATCAAGCAGTGTTGTGTGATGATACCAGCTTAATTGTGCAAGTGTGCCCTGCACAAATTTACTTTTATCTGCTTTTTCCAATTGTGCAGGCGACACCTGCACAATTTCAGAAGCTTTGATTTCTCCCTGATTTAGCTGTTTTTCTGATAGGTTTTTGAAGTTTGGGTAAGCATCAGCAAATGCCCTCATATATTTTAGATTTCTGACAGACAATCCTTTCATATCTGGAAATTCTATCCTTAAATCGCTGGACAATCTATCAATAACTTTAGTGCCCCAACCTTCAGTTGCCTGCTGTTCAATGATAGTTTTACCAACTTCCCAATAAATTTCCAACAGTTGAGTATTGACTGAATAGACAGCCTTCGTTCTGGCTGATAGAATTTTCTCCTTTAGCTGTTTTAAAATTTCTTGATAATTTCTGGGAAGGTTTGTCATATTTTAATCTTATTAAGATTATCAATTATAGTTTTATTCAATTGATCTTCTTCAGCAAGCTGTTTTTCTAATTCAGCTTTTAGTGATGTGAAGCGTTCAACGAAGTTAAAATCATCTTCATCATCAGGTAAACCGACATATCTTCCAGGAGTTAAAACATAGTTAAGCTCTCTAACTCTTTCTACAGATTCACTCTTACAGAATCCTGCAATGTCTTCATACCCTTCGACTCCGCTCAGGGTGCCGCTTTCTTTACTTCTCCAAGCGTGATAGGTGTTTGCAATTTTACTTATATCATCAGGACTTAAATCACGGTTACGTCTGTTAACAAGAAATCCAAGATTACGAGCATCAATGAATAAGATTTCATTCACCCTCACCCTGCCTATCCCATTGGGAGAGGAGATATTTCGAGCACGGGATAAGAACCATAGGCAGGCAGGAATTTGTGTATTTAAGAATAGCTTCGTTGGCAGATTGACTATGCAATCAACCAAGCCTTTTTCAATCAGTGCTTTTCTTATTTCACCTTCATTATTTGTCTGAGAAGTAAGAGAGCCTTTGGATAGAACAAATCCAGCTTGTCCAGTTGGTGAAAGATGATAAATGAAGTGCATTATCCAGGCATAGTTAGCATTGCCCGGCGGAGGAATTATCTTCTGACCCAACACGCTCCAGCGTGCATCATTTTGTAAAAGTTCGCCGCTCCAATCACTGTCATTAAACGGAGGATTAGCCAAAACAAAATCTGCTTTAAGATCTTTATGTGCATCGTTTAAGAAACTTCCTTCATTATTCCACAAAACATTACTGCTGTCAATTCCACGGATTGCAAGATTCATTTTACACAAACGCCAGGTAGTCTGGTTGCTTTCCTGTCCGAAAATAGAAATTCTATCTTTTGGATTAAGCTTTAATCCGTTTCCGTTTTTCTTTTTATAATGATCTGAATGAGCTTCGATAAATTTTTCACTTTGCACAAACATTCCACCACTGCCGCAGCACGGATCAAATACTCTTCCTTCATAAGGTTCAAGCATTTGAACAAGTAATTTTACAACACTGGTTGGAGTGTAGAACTGTCCGCCTTTCTTTCCTTCAGCAAGAGCAAACTGTCCAAGGAAATATTCGAATACTTTCCCTAGGATGTCTTTACTTTGTGCTTCCTTTGTTCCAAGAGTTGCACTGCTGAACATATCAACCAGTCCACCAAGACTTTGCTTATCAAGTTTTTCTTGAGCATATACTTTAGGCAGAACACCTCTAAGAGATTTAGGATTATCCTTCTCGATAGCATCCATTGCATCGTCAATATCTTTTCCGATAGTTGGAAGCTTTGCACGACCTTGAAGCCATTTCCATCGAGCAATTGGCGGAACATAAAAAACATTTTCTGCAGTGTATTCATTTTTATCTTCGGGATCAGCACCTTCGCTTTTCTGAGCAACTAGTTTCTCATACTGTTCTTCAAAAGCATCGGATATGTATTTAAGAAAGATAAGTCCAAGAACTACATGCTTATACTCTGCTGCATCCATATTCTTGCGGAGTTTATCGGCAGCTTTCCATAGTTTTATTTCGAGAGGTTCTTCTTGAGTGGAATTGTTTTTCTTGGCCATAGTCGTATCTAATAAATTCAGAATTCTTAATTTTTATTTTTGAATTATATTCAGTCATACCCACCAACTCAGCACCCCCGTTAAAGAAAAGTATTATGAAGGGAGTGTAATTTCTTACAATTAACATAGCCATTATACCGAGCCAATGATTATCAAAAATTACAGTCCAAATTAAAAAAATGTTTCAATTAAGTCTAACATTTTTTGTTTTATAATTAACGGACATTCCTTGGTATAAGAAAGATATACTAACAACTAATCAGGAGTGTTACTATGTCTTTCACCATTGGCTGCGATCCAGAGTTGATCTGTCATCGCAACGGTCAGTTTATTCATGCTCATAATTTTTTCAAAAGCAATTCTTCATTCGGTTCAGACAGTGCTGAGAATGTGGCTGAATTGCGCCCCGGCTTTTCTGATTCCCCGGTTGATCTGACATCAAAGATTTATCAGATATTAGAATACTGTCTTGATAAAGCACCAAACCTTGAGTTCTACTCAGGACATTTTGTTGAAACTAAGAAGATGATTCTACTCAGATAAAAATTGGGGGCTACGGCTACTTTTTATTTCCCATAGCCAGGAGTAAAATCAGTTCGAGCGGTTTTAACTAAATGGAGTTAGCTATGTAAATAAAGGCAGGTCCTCACCTGCCTTATTAAAATGACTTTAGAAATTTTTAATTAAACTCAACATTGCTAAATGAATCAAATGCCCTTCATATTCTAAACCAAATCCGGAAAAATCAGTTGATTCATATCTTTTTTCTTCACCAACACCAGCACCCGGAAAGATTTTAAATTTTCTGTTTTCTAACTCATCAAAAAAATCATTAGTCTTGTAGACAGCCTCAACTTTATCAAGTTTTTTCTCTTTTGGTTTTAAATGCAATGCTTCGCCGCTTACTCCTTTTAAGATCTTCGGGAAATATTCACAATAAATATCCTGTCTATTAAATACTTCAACATCCAGTATATTTTCATTTATAAAAACTGCTAAACCATTGGCTTTATCAGAATAAGAAAATTGA is a window of Ignavibacterium sp. DNA encoding:
- a CDS encoding restriction endonuclease subunit S gives rise to the protein MGEWKKTSLGELLEPKGYIRGPFGSSLLRGEMKTNGIPVYEQKNAIYNSREFRFFIDEEKFEQLKRFQVRTNDLIISCSGTFGKISVIKEEDPKGIISQALLILRPDVKKVFLDYLYYFLSSKMGLELISQVSHGSVQINIAERKVVESIPLLLPTLPEQQSITSILSSLDDKIDFLHRQNKTLEALAETLFRQWFIEERPQPSHNPSQREGNIKADESWEEKTLGEILTITSSKRIYYSEYVSFGVPFYRSKEIIELHNAGSTDSELFISEERFNEIQEKFGAPREGDILMTSVGTLGVTYRVRKDDKFYFKDGNLTWFKDFKLLPSSIIYLWLNSIIGKEQLASITIGSTQEALTIVGLKSISFKVPPRDKLEIYKNEFESILNKIEFNQNQIRTLTQLRDTLLPKLMSGEIRVKNV
- a CDS encoding PDDEXK nuclease domain-containing protein, which codes for MTNLPRNYQEILKQLKEKILSARTKAVYSVNTQLLEIYWEVGKTIIEQQATEGWGTKVIDRLSSDLRIEFPDMKGLSVRNLKYMRAFADAYPNFKNLSEKQLNQGEIKASEIVQVSPAQLEKADKSKFVQGTLAQLSWYHHTTLLDKVKDPEIRLFYIEKTIENGWSRNVMIHQIESELHKRQGKIQTNFVTTIAPSNSELVQQVFKDPYKFEFVYLGKEATERDLEDALTNQMTKFLLELGEWFAFMGRQYKIMLGEKEYYFDLLFYHTRLKRYIVIDLKIDEFKPEYKGKMEFYLSLADEQLKNKDDEQSIGLILCKTKDGMVVEYALRNSSKPMGIAEYTISNKLPKEIIRELPTVEELEEAMEIEVKKLVKPIDKKLNKLKQLLSGLKSEEVKEKLSPENTSKVFKEFVLPLKQNIYESLKKDVIPLFESFDFFIWTDSQGHQTDEDAASHLQNSLRFRCHTMKIEVQLHGFKKAGIRAFDINKRLAIQLGNYSYTCEVEGVAGVFIEKLYHQIPEGVEVSKLAEVFAEWIVEDIYQRIEQLNNSQ
- a CDS encoding class I SAM-dependent DNA methyltransferase — encoded protein: MAKKNNSTQEEPLEIKLWKAADKLRKNMDAAEYKHVVLGLIFLKYISDAFEEQYEKLVAQKSEGADPEDKNEYTAENVFYVPPIARWKWLQGRAKLPTIGKDIDDAMDAIEKDNPKSLRGVLPKVYAQEKLDKQSLGGLVDMFSSATLGTKEAQSKDILGKVFEYFLGQFALAEGKKGGQFYTPTSVVKLLVQMLEPYEGRVFDPCCGSGGMFVQSEKFIEAHSDHYKKKNGNGLKLNPKDRISIFGQESNQTTWRLCKMNLAIRGIDSSNVLWNNEGSFLNDAHKDLKADFVLANPPFNDSDWSGELLQNDARWSVLGQKIIPPPGNANYAWIMHFIYHLSPTGQAGFVLSKGSLTSQTNNEGEIRKALIEKGLVDCIVNLPTKLFLNTQIPACLWFLSRARNISSPNGIGRVRVNEILFIDARNLGFLVNRRNRDLSPDDISKIANTYHAWRSKESGTLSGVEGYEDIAGFCKSESVERVRELNYVLTPGRYVGLPDDEDDFNFVERFTSLKAELEKQLAEEDQLNKTIIDNLNKIKI